The following proteins are co-located in the Paenibacillus sp. FSL H8-0079 genome:
- the pstA gene encoding phosphate ABC transporter permease PstA — MKAKTVDKIATSVIVVLALFIVILLLGLLGFIMYRGIGHISWNFLTSAPQLLKGGGGIGPQLFNSVFLLVLTLIVTIPLGWGGGIYMAEYAKPGKITSFIRLVVEVLSSFPSIVIGLFGLLLLVNQFGLGFSLISGALALAIFNLPLMVRTTEQAFRAVPKEQKEAGLALGLSKWKIITSILLPVALPSLITGTILASGRIFGEAAALMFTAGMSSPPLDFTDWNPTSPRSPLNPFRPAETLAVHIWKVNSEGIGPDSKEVAAGASAVLVILVLAFNLSARWIGRVVFRRMTASK; from the coding sequence ATGAAGGCAAAAACGGTAGATAAGATTGCAACATCCGTTATCGTTGTATTGGCCCTATTCATTGTTATTCTATTGCTCGGTCTGCTTGGATTCATCATGTATAGAGGAATTGGACATATTAGCTGGAACTTCCTGACGAGCGCACCACAGTTGCTTAAGGGTGGCGGCGGAATTGGTCCACAGCTCTTTAACTCCGTATTCTTGCTTGTTCTGACCTTGATTGTTACCATTCCACTCGGATGGGGCGGCGGAATTTACATGGCGGAATACGCCAAGCCAGGTAAGATTACCAGCTTCATTCGTCTGGTCGTTGAAGTATTGTCATCATTCCCATCCATCGTTATTGGTTTGTTTGGTCTCTTGCTGCTAGTCAATCAATTTGGTCTTGGTTTCTCCCTGATCTCGGGTGCCTTGGCTCTGGCGATCTTTAACTTGCCACTGATGGTACGGACAACGGAGCAGGCCTTCCGGGCCGTTCCGAAGGAACAAAAGGAAGCAGGTCTGGCGCTTGGACTGTCCAAGTGGAAGATTATCACTTCCATTCTGCTGCCTGTGGCATTGCCGAGCTTGATTACGGGTACGATCCTGGCATCGGGCCGGATCTTCGGTGAAGCAGCCGCGCTGATGTTCACCGCAGGTATGAGTAGCCCACCATTGGACTTTACAGATTGGAATCCGACGAGTCCAAGATCACCGCTTAATCCTTTCCGTCCGGCAGAGACACTTGCTGTCCATATCTGGAAAGTAAATAGTGAAGGCATTGGGCCAGATTCCAAAGAAGTGGCAGCAGGGGCATCCGCCGTGCTTGTCATTCTCGTGCTGGCGTTCAATCTAAGTGCACGCTGGATCGGTCGGGTTGTATTCCGCCGCATGACAGCTTCGAAATAA
- the pstB gene encoding phosphate ABC transporter ATP-binding protein PstB — protein sequence MAIPFGTEQLSIYYGHFQAVKQISLTFPEASVTALIGPSGCGKSTFLRSLNRMNDEIAGSRTEGHIWMDGNDLNEPGTDVIKLRQKIGMVWQKPNPFHKSIYNNIAFGPRYRGTKSKKALDEIVEKSLRRAALWDEVKDRLHESALSLSGGQQQRLCIARALSVDPQILLLDEPASALDPVSTGKVEELITELKKDLRIVIVTHNMQQAARISDYTAYFYLGTMVEHGDTEHIFTNPDNRLTQEYIMGRFG from the coding sequence ATGGCCATACCTTTTGGTACGGAACAGTTAAGCATATATTATGGACATTTCCAGGCGGTCAAGCAGATCAGTCTGACGTTTCCTGAAGCAAGCGTAACGGCGCTTATTGGGCCGTCTGGTTGCGGTAAATCCACGTTCCTCCGGTCGCTGAACCGGATGAATGATGAGATCGCGGGTTCCCGCACAGAGGGACATATCTGGATGGACGGTAACGATCTGAATGAGCCTGGAACTGATGTAATCAAGCTTCGTCAGAAGATTGGCATGGTATGGCAGAAGCCGAACCCTTTTCATAAGTCCATCTACAACAATATCGCGTTTGGCCCCCGCTACCGTGGTACGAAGAGTAAGAAGGCACTGGATGAAATTGTGGAAAAAAGCTTGCGCCGTGCTGCGCTCTGGGACGAAGTGAAAGACAGACTGCATGAGTCAGCTCTGTCTCTCTCCGGCGGACAACAACAACGTCTGTGTATCGCTCGCGCTTTGTCTGTTGACCCGCAGATTCTGCTGCTCGATGAGCCGGCATCTGCACTTGACCCGGTATCTACGGGTAAAGTTGAGGAATTGATTACCGAGCTTAAGAAAGATCTGCGGATCGTCATTGTTACCCATAATATGCAGCAGGCGGCACGCATCTCGGATTACACGGCATATTTCTATCTGGGCACCATGGTTGAGCACGGGGATACGGAGCACATTTTCACGAACCCGGACAATCGTCTGACGCAAGAATACATTATGGGTCGTTTCGGTTAA